AAGCTGAGAACTTAAGCGCCAGTAAACGGCGGTGGTAACTATAACCATCCTAAGGTAGCGAAATTCCTTGTCGGGTAAGTTCCGACCTGCACGAATGGCGTAACGACTTCTCGACTGTCTCAACCATAGGCCCGGTGAAATTGCACTACGAGTAAAGATGCTCGTTTCGCGCAGCAGGACGGAAAGACCCCGGGACCTTTACTACAGTTTGATATTGGTGTTCGGTTCGGCTTGTGTAGGATAGGTGGGAGACTTTGAAGCGGCCACGCCAGTGGTTGTGGAGTCGCCGTTGAAATACCACTCTGGTCGTGCTGGATGTCTAACCTCGGTCCGTGATCCGGATCAGGGACAGTGTCTGATGGGTAGTTTAACTGGGGCGGTTGCCTCCTAAAGAGTAACGGAGGCGCCCAAAGGTTCCCTCAGCCTGGTTGGCAATCAGGTGTTGAGTGTAAGTGCACAAGGGAGCTTGACTGTGAGACCGACGGGTCGAGCAGGGACGAAAGTCGGGACTAGTGATCCGGCAGTGGCTTGTGGAAGCGCTGTCGCTCAACGGATAAAAGGTACCCCGGGGATAACAGGCTGATCTTCCCCAAGAGTCCATATCGACGGGATGGTTTGGCACCTCGATGTCGGCTCGTCGCATCCTGGGGCTGGAGTCGGTCCCAAGGGTTGGGCTGTTCGCCCATTAAAGCGGTACGCGAGCTGGGTTTAGAACGTCGTGAGACAGTTCGGTCCCTATCCGCTGTGCGCGTAGGAATATTGAGAAGGGCTGTCCCTAGTACGAGAGGACCGGGACGGACGAACCTCTGGTGTGCCAGTTGTCCTGCCAAGGGCATGGCTGGTTGGCTACGTTCGGAAAGGATAACCGCTGAAAGCATCTAAGCGGGAAGCCTGCTTCGAGATGAGTATTCCCACCCCCTTTGAGGGGTTAAGGCTCCCAGTAGACGACTGGGTTGATAGGCCAGATGTGGAAGCCCGGTAACGGGTGGAGCTGACTGGTACTAATAGGCCGAGGGCTTGTCCTCAGTTGCTCGCGTCCACTGTGTTGGTTCTGAAATAACAACCGCCGTGTTTTCATCCGGTTGGTTAATTTCATAGTGTTTCGGTGGTCATTGCGTTAGGGAAACGCCCGGTTACATTTCGAACCCGGAAGCTAAGCCTTTCAGCGCCGATGGTACTGCAGGGGGGACCCTGTGGGAGAGTAGGACGCCGCCGAACAATTTTTCCGGGAGACCCCCGTGCCTTGTGGCACGGGGGTTTTCTGCGTTCGGGGGTGTTTTCCGACCCCTGCCGCACCTGCATGCGGTGCCTGACGGTAGGGTCAGGGGGCATCATTGGCACATTTCTTCACACAGGAGGCCCCCGGGTGGAGGTCCAGGAGACTCGGGTTCAGACGGACCGGGTCCTCACCATCCCCAACATCCTCAGCATGGCTCGCCTTGTCGGGGTACCGCTTTTCCTGTGGCTGATCCTTCGCCCGGTGTTCGGCGGCCCGCAGAGCGACGGCTGGGCGCTGTTGGTACTCGCGCTGAGCGGCATCAGCGACTACCTCGACGGCAAGCTCGCCCGCCGTTGGAACCAGATCAGCAGCCTCGGGCGGCTCCTGGACCCGGCCGCGGACAGGCTCTATATCCTTTCCACTCTCGTCGGGCTCACCTGGCGCGAGATCCTGCCGCTCTGGCTCACGGCCGCGCTCGTGGCCCGGGAGTTGATGCTCCTGGTGATGGTCGGCATCCTCCGCCGGCACGGTTATCCGCCGCCCCAGGTGAACTTCCTCGGGAAAGCTGCAACGTTCAACCTGATGTACGCCTTCCCCTTGTTGCTGCTCAGCGACGGAAGTGGTTGGCTTGAAACGTTGGCCGCAGTTTTCGGATGGGCGTTCGCCGGGTGGGGTACAACTCTGTATTGGTGGGCAGGACTCCTCTACGTGGTTCAAGTCCGCCGTCTGGTCAAGGCGGACGCAACAGCCGATTGAGCTCGTTGAAGCGGTGCCGTGCAGTGTGGCCGGACCGCGGCAGATGCCTCTCGATGGCGCCCGACGGGCGAAGTCGGCTTAACCGTCGTCTCTAGGAGGACGTTTCCGACATGAAGGCCGTCGTGATGGCTGGCGGCGAGGGCACACGCCTTCGCCCGATGACCTCAAGCATGCCCAAGCCGCTTCTTCCTGTGGCCAACCGGCCGATCATGGAGCATGTGCTCCGACTGCTGAAGCGGCACGGGCTCAATGAGACCGTGGTGACCGTCCAGTTCTTGGCCTCCCTCGTCAAGAACTATTTCGGGGACGGGGAAGAGCTCGGAATGGAGCTCACCTACGCCAATGAGGAGAAGCCACTCGGCACCGCAGGAAGCGTGAAGAACGCCGAGGACGCGCTGAAGGACGACACCTTCCTCGTCATTTCTGGCGACGCTCTGACCGATTTCGACCTCACCGATCTCATCGCCTTCCACAAAGCGAAGGGCGGACTGGTCACCGTCTGCCTGACGCGAGTCCCCAATCCGCTGGAATTCGGGATCACGATCGTGGACGAGGAAGGCCAGGTCGAGCGGTTCCTGGAGAAGCCCACGTGGGGTCAGGTGTTCTCGGACACCGTCAACACGGGTATCTACGTCATGGAGCCCGAGGTCTTCGACTACGTCCAGGCCGACACCTCCGTGGACTGGTCCGGCGACGTCTTCCCTCAGCTCATGAAGGAGGGCAAGCCGATCTACGGCTATGTGGCCGAGGGCTACTGGGAGGACGTGGGCACGCACGAAAGCTATGTGAAGGCCCAGGCCGACGTGCTGGAGCGCAAGGTCGACGTCGAACTGGACGGCTTCGAGATCGCCCCCGGCGTATGGGTGGCGGAAGGTGCCGAGGTCCATCCGGACGCCGTCCTGCGCGGCCCCCTCTACATCGGTGACTACGCCAAGGTCGAGGCGGACGTCGAGATCCGGGAGCACACCGTCATCGGGTCGAACGTCGTGGTCAAGTCGGGCGCCTTCCTGCACCGAGCCGTGGTCCACGACAACGTGTTCATCGGCTCCCACAGCAATCTGCGCGGCTGCGTGATCGGTAAGAACACCGATGTCATGCGAGCCGCCCGCATCGAGGACGGCGCCGTGATCGGCGACGAATGCCTCGTCGGAGAAGAATCGATCATCCAGGGGAATGTGCGGGTCTACCCCTTCAAGACCATCGAGGCCGGCGCCTTCGTCAACACCTCGGTCATCTGGGAGTCGCGCGGACAGGCCCACCTTTTCGGAGCCCGCGGTGTCTCCGGCATCCTGAACGTCGAAATCACCCCGGAACTCGCGGTCCGTCTCGCGGGCGCCTACGCCACCACGCTGAAGAAGGGGGCGACCGTCACCACCGCGCGAGACCACTCGCGAGGCGCCCGGGCACTGAAGCGCGCGGTCATCTCGGCCCTCCAGGCGAGCGCCATCGACGTACGCGACCTGGAGAACGTGCCGCTGCCCGTGGCCCGTCAGCAGACGGCCCGCGGCAGCGCCGGCGGCATCATGATCAGGACGTCACCCGGTGTCCCCGACTCCGTCGACATCATGTTCTTCGACGAGCGCGGCGCCGACCTCTCGCAGGCACAGCAACGGAAGCTGGACCGCGTCTACGCCCGGCAGGAGTACCGCAGGGCCTTTCCCGGCGAGATCGGGGACCTGCACTTCCCGTCGAGCGTGTTCGACTCGTACACGGGCTCCCTGCTCCGTAACGTCGACACGACCGGGATCGCCGATTCGGGTCTGAAGGTGGTGGTCGACGCCTCCAACGGCAGCGCGGGGCTCGTCCTGCCCAGCCTGCTCGGACGGCTCGGCGTGGACTCGCTCACCATCAACCCGGGACTCGACGAGTCCCGGCCGACCGAGTCCGCCGAGACACGACGTGCCGGACTGGTCCGGCTCGGCGAGATCGTCTCGTCGGCGCGCGCCGCGTTCGGCGTGCGGTTCGACCCGGTCGGCGAGCGGCTCTCCCTCGTCGACGAGCGAGGCAGGATCATCGAGGACGACCGCGCGCTGCTGGTCATGCTCGACCTGGTGGCCGCCGAGCGGCGGAGCGGGCGGGTGGCGCTGCCGGTGACGACCACGAGAGTCGCCGAACAGGTGGCCGCGTACCACGGCACCCAGGTGGAGTGGACGACGACCTCACCCGACGACCTGACCCGGGTCGGCCGCGAGGAGAACACGATCTTCGGCGGCGACGGACGCGGTGGATTCATCGTCCCGGAGTTCAGCAGCGTCTTCGACGGATCGGCCGCCTTCGTCCGGCTCATCGGACTGATCGCCCGCACCCAGCTCACCCTGAGCCAGATCGACGACCGCATCCCGCGCGCCCACGTGCTCCGCCGTGACCTGGCCACCCCCTGGGCGGTCAAGGGGCTCGTGATGCGCCGGGTGGTCGAGGCCGCGGGTGACAGGGACGTGGACACCACCGACGGCGTCCGTGTCGTCGAGGCGGACGGCCGCTGGGTCATGGTCCTCCCGGACCCGGCCGAAGCCGTCACCCACCTGTGGGCCGAGGGTCCCGACGACGCCTCCGCCCAACTGCTCCTGGACGAGTGGGCCGCGGTCGTCGACAGCGCCGGGGACTGATCCCCGCACCGCACCGGTTTCCGGGGAGCCTGCCGTACGCCGCGGGCTCCCCGGACCGTGTGGTCAGGCCCATTCGGCGGTAGCCGGGGTGACGTGCGACGATGTGCGGCATGCCGCAGCCGCCCCCCGAACGGAGTACGTCCGCTCGGCCTCCCCGCCTCGACGCCTCCATGTCGCTGCTGACCCATGTCATGGACCACAGCCTGGACGAGGGGTACGCCGAGGCCGCCGCACGCCGCGAGGACGACGGGACCGCGGGTCTGCCCCGCAAGACGCGGGCCAAGCTCGGTCTCGCCGCCGGCCTCGTACTCATCGCTCTCGTCGTCACCCTCGGCGCCGCGCAGGCCAGGGTGTCCGCGCCGGTCGTGGCCAAGGAGCGCCAGGAACTCATCGACCGCATCGACGGCGAGACCGACGCGGCCGACTCCCTCGAAACCGAGGTGGAGAAGCTCCGCGGGGACGTCGGGGAGCGGCAGCGCGCGGCCCTCCTCCAGCACGGCGGGGACCAGGGCGAACTGGTGGCCCTGCTCTCCGGGGCCACCCCCGTCGAGGGCCCCGGCGTGAAACTCGTCGTGGACGACGCCGACGAGACCGACCTGGGCGACGACGGGCCGCGCGGCACCAGCGGGTTCTCGGACACCGGCCGGGTGCGGGACCGGGACATGCAGCGGGTCGTCAACGGTCTCTGGGAGTCAGGCGCGGAAGCCGTCTCCATCAACGGACAGCGGCTGACGGCCCTTTCGGCGATCCGTGCCGCCGGGGACGCCATACTTGTCGACAACAGGCCGCTCGTACCGCCCTATACGGTGCTCGCGGTGGGGGACGGCAAGACGCTTGCCGAGACGTTCCGGTCCAGTGCGGACGGCCAGTACCTCCAGGCCCTGCACGACGGGTTCGACATCCGTACCAGCCTGTCCGACCAGAAGAAGGTACGGCTCCCGGCCGCGCCGAGTCTGATCGTACGCACAGCAGAACCGAAGGCCGCAGACACCGGCAGTGGTGCGGCAGACGCAGGGAAGGGCACATCGTGATCGCCGTACTGGGCCTCGTCGTGGGAGTCGTGGTCGGACTGTTCGTCCGGCCCGAGGTGCCGGCGGTGGTCGAGCCCTACCTCCCGATCGCCGTGGTGGCCGCGCTGGACGCGGTCTTCGGCGGACTGCGCGCGATGCTCGACGGGATCTTCGTCGACAAGGTGTTCGTCGTGTCGTTCCTGTCCAACGTCGTGGTGGCCGCGCTCATCGTCTTCCTCGGCGACAAGCTCGGCGTGGGCGCGCAGTTGTCGACGGGCGTGGTCGTCGTGCTGGGTATTCGCATCTTCTCCAATGCCGCCGCCATCCGTCGGCACGTCTTCCGGGCCTGACGCCGATGAGCGACGAAGAGATGACCCGCGACGGAGCGGCCGACGGCCCGGCTCCGCGGACGAGTGCCGCACACCCTCCGGAGAGGAACGGGCTGAGCGGACGCCAACGGCTGCTCGCCGGGCTCTGGCCGCCCAGGGTGACCCGGGCCCAACTCGTGGTGGCGCTGCTGCTGTTCGGCCTGGGGCTGGGTCTGGCGATCCAGGTGCGGTCCACCAACGACGACAGCGCCCTGCGCGGCGCGCGCCAGGAGGACCTGGTCCGCATCCTCGACGAGGTCGACGACCGGACCCAGCGGCTGGAGGACGAGAAACAGCGCCTCGACGCCCAGCGCACGGAACTGGAGAACAGTTCCGACCAGGCGGAGGAGGCGCGCAAGCAGACGCTGGAGAAGGAGCGGCAACTGGGTATCCTCGCGGGTACCGTCGCGGCCCACGGGCCGGGAATCACGCTCACCATCGACGACCCGACCAAGTCGGTCGCCCCGGACATGCTGCTGGACGCCATCCAGGAGCTCCGTGCGGCCGGTGCCGAGGCCATCGAGGTCAACGGGGTGCGCGTGGTCGCCAGTACGTACTTCTCCGGGGACGCGGGAGCCGTGAAGGTCGACGGCCACGCGGTCGCGGCGCCCTATGCCTTCGAGGTCATCGGCAGGCCCCAGGATCTGGAGCCGGCGCTCAACATTCCGGGCGGGGTGGTCCAGACGCTGGAGAAGGAGCAGGCGACCGCGGTGGTGGAACGGGCCGACGACATTGTGGTGGACGCCTTGCGACCTGCGAAGCAGCCTGACTACGCTCGGTCGTCGTCGTAGGTGGTCCACCGGCGGGG
The DNA window shown above is from Streptomyces sp. NBC_00247 and carries:
- a CDS encoding mannose-1-phosphate guanyltransferase; its protein translation is MKAVVMAGGEGTRLRPMTSSMPKPLLPVANRPIMEHVLRLLKRHGLNETVVTVQFLASLVKNYFGDGEELGMELTYANEEKPLGTAGSVKNAEDALKDDTFLVISGDALTDFDLTDLIAFHKAKGGLVTVCLTRVPNPLEFGITIVDEEGQVERFLEKPTWGQVFSDTVNTGIYVMEPEVFDYVQADTSVDWSGDVFPQLMKEGKPIYGYVAEGYWEDVGTHESYVKAQADVLERKVDVELDGFEIAPGVWVAEGAEVHPDAVLRGPLYIGDYAKVEADVEIREHTVIGSNVVVKSGAFLHRAVVHDNVFIGSHSNLRGCVIGKNTDVMRAARIEDGAVIGDECLVGEESIIQGNVRVYPFKTIEAGAFVNTSVIWESRGQAHLFGARGVSGILNVEITPELAVRLAGAYATTLKKGATVTTARDHSRGARALKRAVISALQASAIDVRDLENVPLPVARQQTARGSAGGIMIRTSPGVPDSVDIMFFDERGADLSQAQQRKLDRVYARQEYRRAFPGEIGDLHFPSSVFDSYTGSLLRNVDTTGIADSGLKVVVDASNGSAGLVLPSLLGRLGVDSLTINPGLDESRPTESAETRRAGLVRLGEIVSSARAAFGVRFDPVGERLSLVDERGRIIEDDRALLVMLDLVAAERRSGRVALPVTTTRVAEQVAAYHGTQVEWTTTSPDDLTRVGREENTIFGGDGRGGFIVPEFSSVFDGSAAFVRLIGLIARTQLTLSQIDDRIPRAHVLRRDLATPWAVKGLVMRRVVEAAGDRDVDTTDGVRVVEADGRWVMVLPDPAEAVTHLWAEGPDDASAQLLLDEWAAVVDSAGD
- a CDS encoding CDP-alcohol phosphatidyltransferase family protein — protein: MEVQETRVQTDRVLTIPNILSMARLVGVPLFLWLILRPVFGGPQSDGWALLVLALSGISDYLDGKLARRWNQISSLGRLLDPAADRLYILSTLVGLTWREILPLWLTAALVARELMLLVMVGILRRHGYPPPQVNFLGKAATFNLMYAFPLLLLSDGSGWLETLAAVFGWAFAGWGTTLYWWAGLLYVVQVRRLVKADATAD
- a CDS encoding DUF881 domain-containing protein gives rise to the protein MSDEEMTRDGAADGPAPRTSAAHPPERNGLSGRQRLLAGLWPPRVTRAQLVVALLLFGLGLGLAIQVRSTNDDSALRGARQEDLVRILDEVDDRTQRLEDEKQRLDAQRTELENSSDQAEEARKQTLEKERQLGILAGTVAAHGPGITLTIDDPTKSVAPDMLLDAIQELRAAGAEAIEVNGVRVVASTYFSGDAGAVKVDGHAVAAPYAFEVIGRPQDLEPALNIPGGVVQTLEKEQATAVVERADDIVVDALRPAKQPDYARSSS
- a CDS encoding DUF881 domain-containing protein — its product is MPQPPPERSTSARPPRLDASMSLLTHVMDHSLDEGYAEAAARREDDGTAGLPRKTRAKLGLAAGLVLIALVVTLGAAQARVSAPVVAKERQELIDRIDGETDAADSLETEVEKLRGDVGERQRAALLQHGGDQGELVALLSGATPVEGPGVKLVVDDADETDLGDDGPRGTSGFSDTGRVRDRDMQRVVNGLWESGAEAVSINGQRLTALSAIRAAGDAILVDNRPLVPPYTVLAVGDGKTLAETFRSSADGQYLQALHDGFDIRTSLSDQKKVRLPAAPSLIVRTAEPKAADTGSGAADAGKGTS
- a CDS encoding small basic family protein — its product is MIAVLGLVVGVVVGLFVRPEVPAVVEPYLPIAVVAALDAVFGGLRAMLDGIFVDKVFVVSFLSNVVVAALIVFLGDKLGVGAQLSTGVVVVLGIRIFSNAAAIRRHVFRA